The genomic window aataaaacaaaaaaaaaaaataataatattttaaattgtgcagtaaatagttaaatagaaaaaaaataaaatattatatagtatagaatTTTCATAGTTAAGTGATTTATTGACATTATCTTTGGCGCACCCTACTGATGAATTACGGAAACGCAGcctttaagattttaattttttttggtagGAAATTATTTCCCATTGCTTTATAAAGGGTTTTAAACAATCAATGGTGGACTGGgtgtgataattattatcctatttcttttactacatttttttaatggaccATATTTGTACTTTGACTACTAATTGTTTTGTCTGGGTATAgaagaataatttatgtaatgcaattgtttttggttttcctagtaacatattattttgcaagATAAAAGCTGACTGAGTGAAATGTTCccaaatacacattttaatatttataagcacaaaattatatttcatactttttCTATCATAAACCATTACTTACAATTACttgttgatataaataaataaaactcaagatctgtaatatattttatagctataaGCTTAAAtgcttgaaaataaaatacaaaattcttaATAAGTGGTTAATTtcccaattaaatattatcaaaaatgtgtattcataatattttcttattgtcAATTAAtggcttaaaattatttaaataaatatcaatattgtataatgatgtatttttttatgtatagcataataatttgatgaCACCTTCAAAATCAGAAAATCAAATACCTGGATTGGATTTAGCtagtaataatgaaaattcatCAAAGGGATTTCCAAATGTATCAATGATTCTTCCACAAAATCAAATTAGACCAATTCAAACACCAGATGACAAGCCATTTAATTTTCCCAAAAGTATTGCGAACCCTTCAACATTAAACTCacatcaaattaatatacctcataacaaaataaatcaaccaCCTATATCTATGTACCAAAATTCTTCTAATTGGtcaaattatactaattcCGTGACTTATCAAAATCAATTACCATCAGATGTTGATAAAAGTTCAATATCTAGCTTTGCTCAACAAACTGATATTGATTCTCGGCCACCATATGATGGGGATAAGcctaattcaaattataataatttacaaaatgccGCTCCCAATAATACTTATAGAAGACAATTAATGGAAGgatcttataataaattatcaaacgaAAATAACACACTGTATAATAAGCTCCCAGATGATCAGtcatataatagaaattttaatacatcatcAAGTAACTTCCATGGTTATAATCAAACAAAAGGAAATGTCTCCGATTTTAACAATTTCAGCAAATTACCAGAAAATTCTAATACTCCTTATCAACAGTCAAAACTTTGTTTGAACACAGCAACTTCAAAGCCACCTTCTCTGTTGACCTTGAACTTAGTTAAACCCATTGCACTTGGtaagatgtatattataatagattattttgaaaataatttatttatggttaATTAGTTACAActgataagtaattttaaaacaattatttactttttaattattttagataaaccGCCAAACTATTTGGAAACTAAGAACGATTCACCtgataggtattaatttaaatatttagtaaaaattgggaaataatatctaataagttGATGTCTATTTCTGGTGTGTTAGATATGACAGAAACTGGAATGTTGATGAAGAAGATGATCCAGAAAATGAATATATGGAggcacataaaaaatttagttcaGAACCATTTGATGATCAAAATGATGAAGATGAACAGATTTCAAATAATCAACACAGAAATATGTACAATGAAAATCATTATTCTAGAGAACAATTAGAGACAAGACATtttaatgatgattatttaGGGCACTTAAGCCAATCAAGAGAATCTCAAATCATGAgaaatactgaaaataaatttggcCGACAAAATTCTCAATTTTCTAggaatattaatcaaatttattctCAAGAAATGTCaccattaaaaaacaatgaagACGATTACtttaaatctcaaaataatttaagaaatacagATCAAAGATTTTCTATGGAAACACCTCTTTCAAATGATAATGTTGAAGAGTATTCCAATGaactttttgataaaaataattttatttcgcaAAAAGGTAATTATGAAAGAGAAAATTATGAAACATCTAAAGATAGACCTCCCTCAGTAGGAAATTATGAATCATCTAGAGGTGGACTATCCTCAAGAGGTAATTATGAACTTAGAGGTGGGCTATCCTCAAGAAGCAATTATGAATCATCTAGATGTGAAATATTCTCAAGAGGCAATTTTGACTCATTTAGAGGTAGGCCATCCTCAAGGGGAAATTATGACTCCTTTAGAGGTGGGCCACCTTCAAGAGGAATTTCTTCTAGAGGGGTTCCTTTCTCAAGGggacattttaattcattcaGAGATGGACCACCTTCAAGAGGGAATTTTGGtaacaatactaataaatcCAATATAGAAtgggataaaaattatactaaaagtgAAGAACcaattaaagatttaatagTTCCCCTTACAAcctcaaaacaattatatgaaGAAGCGCAGCCTATTGAtccagttaaaatatttgattatcgtcatttacctacattaaaaGTAATTCCAGGTAATGTTACatctgatatttatatattaactaattaatgtacatttttaatgtatttatacttaggGTTATCAAACGAAACTGTGGTTCCCATtagaatttatgattataaacatGGAGGTAAACGCATACTACCGTGGCAAGATAGAGGTTTGTACAACTatcatttaatgtattaaatcaaaaataatagtatagaaaatagaaatggatagaataaaagtaaaaaactagATTGCTAACTAATGAATtcaaccattatttttttgtttgttttgaaagtaaatgcatattgcatataatGCTTGTATAACAGTaggattttatgtataaagttGTAAAAGGCATAAGTCtatgtatatgtgtaattGAAGTatcacaaaaatcaaaatggtaCATTCGTTTGGTATGagggttataaatttatatatatcataaaactatttttcttgatattaaaagaatatttatgttGAATGTTAATTGTCAaagttaaaatctttaaaaaaaaactataacattatacaattattttttttaaggaagagaaaagtttttttgttatgtggTTATCATGAAATATCATTAGATTCATCGCTTTAACAAAAGTTTtggagttttttttatcttacctagaataattaataattaaataggcaAGGTCTAATTACTTAACACTAATTTGGGCTTAATTATATCAACTCTTAACATAATCAAATGAGTTTCATGATAAACTCTACTGCACTTATTTTTAGAACTCATATACTTATTGATTATGAGTATTTGACTGATTTTGtccatttctatttttatttaattatttaatatactgcattaaaaatgttattggtatatcaaataacataattaaaataaaaaataggttaCAGCAGAAGAAGTTCAAATCATTCAAGGGACCTAAATGAAGAAAAaggtaatttttgttaatttcaaacttaaaacaaataattataatctttcTTTAAGTGAGTTATTAGCATTTGTGAACTGTAAttctttacatatttacaatatgcttaaaaattaaaatatcataaaatatctacaagaaattatagataatgttcttaccttTAAGATTGACCATAAATCAATTCACTCTAGTATTAAAccaaaaatttagttttttaattacatattaattattatttgctatGTTGTATGTTCTACTTTTGTAGTACATAGAAAACACTCATGGGAATGGTGTccgcttaataattattctattataatgttaaaaataatttgattttcaaaattaatatttgatgtagGTGTATAAGTTCCCCACTTCatcaatataaactttatataagcttaaaaattatactactaacagtctataatctatatattagtGATAAATAGGGCCCCGaattatatgcattaaaaatgtacgaaATATGCATGCATTTATGCACTGACTATCattcaaaatatgcaaaatatttaaacaaaaatgcatgttaattatatttatttagtttaaaaatatataatttaataaataattaagtcctaaaataaattttatttagttataatgaatttaagcGGAAATATGTGTAATTGTGAATTGTAAtagctgtattatattacgctATTTGTTTTCTTGTCATATTTGCAGGATTAACGTAGGACATAGCGTTAAGTATtagtattgataatttattttatgtactatttttttttcgtaaaataaatatgcattttattttagaaaaatactaaaatatgtatacaaatttaaaatggtccaattatacaaaaatatgcaatatttaattttgcataCCAACACATTAGCTTAAGATTCAAATTTGTAGCTTATTTAACtactttttttactgttaaaaaaaaaaacatgcaaatacatataaatccgGGCCCTAGTGTTAAATTTACCGttattatagtacaattataattgaaataaggAATATTACCtatgacttaaaaatattttaatattatgtttttcttagATTCTGTTCAAGATCAGACTGGTGatgatttacataaaaataaagaaaaattaattatgaatcaaACAGTGTGCTCAAATGGTcagttgatatattttataaaaatatatactatgataattaaataaaaataatttatattttataatttttaaatattttttcagataaaATAGAATCAAATGTTGAAGACAAAAAAtctaatgaaattattgaagaaaCGCCTACTACAATAGATACTACAACAATTTTGGTTGAAGAGAGGGATAAGAAAAAAGAACTGCAGCCTGATATTGAGATTATTGATATGTGTACGCCATCTCCGCCTAAAGTGACTAAAGTccatgaaattgaaaaatcatcTAATCGACAGTTATTAACcattgaaacattattatgtcCACCTGGTCGACTTAATAGACCttcaaaaatagttataatactaaGAGGTTTACCTGGTTCAGGAAAATCACATGTTGCAAAACTAATcaaagtttgtttattatgattttatgatattatattattaagtcttttttaaatattaatgatttttctttttaggaGAAGGAACTAGCAATGGGAGGTCAAGCTCcaagaatattatcattagatGATTATTTCATGACAGAAgtaacaaaaattgaaattgatcctgaaactaataaaaaagtggAAAGAAaggtaatataggtaattaacatAAGAATTGTTTATAGTGACATACAGTTGTTAGGACCTATTTTAACTGAGAatgtcattataaataatttctatgaaTGTCACATTTAAACAACTCTCATATGttcaataatgaatttaacctatattttgtagtgtaatatttaaaattaatgtatcaacataatataatataacatttaatgtatatatatatttaattaaatttaagttgattttgttttgtgtttgTAAATTAGCAAAAAAACATCACAATTacagaaaaatgtaatttatatattttactaataactaacaatggctaatgataatataaaaacaatataaattttttttattgattttggtcattctaattttttagGTTATGGAATATGAACATGATTCTGCCAATGAAAATTTATACCGAACATCCTTTataaaagcatttaaaaaaaaaattttggaaaattatttttcattttatattattgatgccattaataataaagtgtcatattataaagaaataatagagATTTCTCGATTGAATGGATTTTCTGTAAGTATATTAGTCATTTAAGAATAGGCCGATACTTGAAGCAATACTCAATATTAGTGGTATTGGTTTTATTGCTATTAGTTGTTTCTAAAACTAACTCCAAAAAAACGAAATctaccattataatatcataaatggttaagcttacaattatttactgaTAAGTCTGATAGCAGTAAACCACactcaaacaaaatatttctactgTGATTGTCATTTAATGAAAGATATAAATTCttgaaagttttttattttattttttttaattggttcttacccttttttttttttttttgatttatgctatgtttaaaattatttagacaaacattttttattgcttatttgttatttgaaaactatttaattttttattttatttatctataaaatatttatttttaaagtttctttatgtttattatttgattaaaaaagaacattatttatcattattattatttttttaactttttattttattttgttatttttattaaaactttaaagggaaatattataaagttatatgtaaaaattatgtgaTTAATAATGACTaactactaaatactaatctccagtataatacttttgtgtacctttaaaaatctattagatttattttagaataaaaaattctttagatacataatttaataatcacttattgttttaatttttaacaaaaatggttacagttgaaatattttatcataatcctAATTTCTAAGTGCCCtatgtcaaaattatattcttattaattcaatttaccaATTTAGGtctatataattgaattagaATCTGATATTGATTTGTGTATCAAacgtaatattcataatagaaCTGCTCATGATATTAATAGCATAATGAGATCTTGGATTAAGACACCTTCTGATCAAATACTGTTGGATATAAGGTCATTACTTTCACCTTTAGAAAATGAGGTactgaaatttgaaatattattttatatcttcgatgtaggtattaaaaaataatttattaatttagatggAAATGGAAGATGTCTCAGATATTGAAATGGAAGTGGACAAAGGTGATGAAACCGTTGACGAAAGAAGTTCTGaagataatagaaatattgaatttgaggAAGaggtaactattattttataatgtgtcttaaaaataaaacatttattatgatagagggtaaaatattgaagaagAAAAGTTTTGAGTACTAATTCtagattttatgttttaccaagctaaataacaaaaacattaattgcGTCAAATGttcatgtttattataataaaaataataatagtaaaaaaaaaaaaaaaatcattactcTTGATGTGTGAACGATTATATTTAACCATTCGTGTACGTATTCCgagattattttcataaaaatatcacaattaGTTTCAAgttagtgtttatttttatttgtataatcattatacttaaaaatgtttgttaaaaacatagcatcttataaaaactgtaaaacaaGAAGataccatttatattatactattttgttgGTTGCTAATATTTCTACAGGACgttatgaaattattgtcTTGCAAATGGACTGATACCATTCCACAAGAAGAAAAGATGAGTacgtttcattatttttttttattttttatgcatttagcatttatgttttaaaaaaaaaatatttaaagcattagtaatataatttaacatactcttttacaattattgaatattcaattagaatacttaaatgaaaaatgtattacagaaAGATTAGATGGTCTATGCAAGAAAAAACCAGAAAGCTCAATTAAAGAATGGCTGCAAATACCTGAAGATAATTACTCTGTTAGTGAACAAGTAGTTGTAAATGATGGGAAAAAAAGGGTATGTatcatttcatttaaatatttatataacttcaactattttagtttaataattctagTTGGTCAAttgatatattcatattaatccTTTAATGagcattagaaaaaaataaaacaaaaaaaaaagtaatattttaaattgtgtagtAAATAActagagaaaaataaatagtatacaattttctgagttaaatgatttattgacATTTGCTTTGGTGCGCTCTGAATTATTGAACAGAACCTTCagcatatgatataatttccagtggttagTGACAAAGGTGAttcatgttttaatggcctgaatacaccaaaatttaagttcttttataattattgtaagctaacttatgaaaaaaaccttgtattaaaattttaactcttagctacttatgcacatttttttatgaattatacctacaaaataatttgcaaatattcatgattttgacgaatttttgtcaatatttgaacttcaaatgcttataaaaaaaaaattgtgcctatgtattcttataatttttacatcacTATAAGAGTAACTTATgagaaattttgtattaaattttcaagtatttttattgggccaaaaaaattttatcaccacttcaaaaaaaaattttcagaaaaattgaaaactttagttgtctataaatatcacaaaaaaaagtcaaaatattttgaaaattaaatcatacaaaGAAAATGCCTacctaaataactggtaaaattttcaagtatctacgacttatactttttgtataataacaaatatttaaaatcgtttgaggataaatcgttatcgttacgctatttcgtaaaaatttaaaattcaaatgcacttataatttttcttataaattataatgatgcttcgagttttctctatagctacttgaaggaaaacttatggaaaacttagtgttgtgtATTTACTCCTTAGTTATCAAcacaacaaattttatgatttttcaacttcaaaattagttgcaaattttcgcaattttgacagatttcgtaaaaatttgaactataaacgcttataaaaaaaaattatgactaacgatttttaaatttttttagttacaataagaacaactcgtaaggaaccttgtatcaaattttcaaatttttttggtcatccaaaatttttttatcggcacttcaaaagaaaaatctcataaaaatcgaaaatttcagtagtctataaataactcaaaaaagtcaaacatttttgaaaatttaactgcgtatagataacactaacataaacatttggtgaatatttcaagtatttacagtgattagtttttgacttacaactatataaaaaaaatcgatttagtcgaaaactggttttgcgtaaaaattttcgtttttccgtcacttttttttgtttttctcgatttttttgaaaactgttggaaaatgtttatttttaacctctataatgcaccaaggatattcatttTCCattggaaaccacccccaaagtttgaaattgaagtattatttcgactagtttgctgtacacagacacacaaaaaaaaacacatcattgttaaatcaatacattcatcacttcgttcagaatctaaaaaaaactgaaaacaaaatagtaaatactaatactttttttacttGCTTCAACATTTGCTTTTGTGTAGGTTCGTTGGGCTGATATGGAAGAACGGCGCGAACAAGAAAAAATGCGTGCTATAGGTTTTGTTGTTGGGCAAACAGATTGGAATCGGATGTTAGGCCGAGATCAAGGTGAAAGCAAGTtaacacaaacaaaatatatttgattatttcattatgtaaatattttaatgtgttaaacttttttagcaaaatttatttttattatttttaaatgtatatattttatattgtttataattgaaaaaaattatttaagaccTATTTGTGTGCCTTTGTTAAACTacttttattaggtatactgaatacaatattgtgtataattaaaaatatatattacatacttaaTGTTATATCCATTTGAGTtgtaacaatagtaataaaataaagaaatgaaGAAACCAAACAatggattaaatttaatcacctTAGAACTTAACACTAGTAAGTATACACGATGTCATTGCAttactgtaatttttattttaagtacctacttattatacattttttcaaattttgtaaccatattattattatcaagaaTAGTTGACTGTTTGTCTTCAATGAAATCATTGCGCGGTCGTATTACTGCCTGCTTTGTTACGCGCGTCATCAACACTGGTCCTTGTTTGTTGTCATCCAACGATCTCTAAAaccgaattaaaaaaataaaactattcaaaTCTCCTCCTCTATCATGGgtcataatttatcatatttatatgtatttaataaattatatattgtacatatccatatattgttataaaataagcaGATTagttgtgtataatttttcttaggtacctataattattattggtatttggtATTACCTGTagtatgttcaaaaaaaatagaaatgccAGCAACGCTAACGCAGATGACGTTGTTGATATCGAACCCCGCATGCTtcgattttgttttcttttagataaattactatttatacacatacaatattatacattattttattattattatcatttattttcgtactgattattgaaaatattattaatagttacttaaaattaaaataataatatataggtaatatattatgttgctcACTTGGTACTACATGCGCGTCCCATGTTCAACGGTAATATATAACCATTGTTGACGTTATAGGTTCCTTgactatttgaaatattattggtaGCAGACAGCGACATGACGGTAGATTCTTCGAGTCTGCTGTacacttttttatttgtctaattatactaatcagtgcagttttttgttttgtttcagAAAaagattattgaaaaatatttgggaCCTGACAAGTTCAAAGCCTGTCGCTGGGTGAATAAGATAATCTTGACTGACTTTCGAACATCTCCGGCACAATAACCACGTATTAATTGTGCGTCGCACTTGCTCAGGTGTATGCAATTTGAAGAGTCAACAGCCATGACTGTTAAGTATGCCTATCGGtgtcttttaaattatgttcccagttataataatttagtcttATTTTAAACCGtttgctttattatttttttacagctaaattttaattgtacctaCCAACTTAGTCTGTgaatatgtttatttcttgacactttatgtttatttttaagtaaaaaaatatttgatttcttaatttgttttttttcacaaatttaccttaaattattttatcactgcCATGATAAAATTCTAatgcacatttataataaatttgatttcttgatttattttattaaatgttaacgatttttaagtaaatataaagtattagaatattttgtttaataatttataatacttgtttaatacctataacttacctactaattttaaaagtattcccatgttatgtacaaaatactaataggtataataataaataatacatatagtaatACCGAATAGCGATAAAATAACTTGATAACTTCTTGATAAGTAGGTAGCATATTTAATCAGATTTATACTACAAAATTCCCCACAGACTTACAGAAGCAGTAGGTCCAACGTGGTGGATAAGCATAACTTACCATTGACGTTTTTAACTTCTTTAAGTTCAAATCCATATCACTGCATAAAATTTGACTGTCGTGGCCCATAGGTTCAAttacttcaattttaaaatagtaaataattatgtataaataataaatttaatacactgttaagtattattatgcttattgCAGTTCATAGATGTACAATGTACGAGAagaatcaaaacatttttatcaggTTGAATGTATGATCCAAAACTGAATACAGATTCAGTTATTTagctttaataaatatagaaaaaaaaataggaatcaaataagataatatgcaGGTAGATTTCAAGGCTAGGTTATTTTTCCCATTCTTCTCAAAGTATTATACagcaaatattcttaaaaaaccTGAAATTTACTGGAAGGATATCGGCATAGTAACACAcagtaaaaaatcaaatgagAGGTAGAGAAGACACTCGTTAAGGActttaccaaattaaattattttgattattggcGTTTAACTTTTAATGCAAGTAGATAATaccgtataattatatagttctcCACCTAAAGTAGCCCCTAATATCTACATTTtcataagaatttataaatgcaGTGTAAAGGCATGCGTGAGTTATCTATGGGCACATAGTCACATAGACCATTTCACTCTATctccatttattattattatcattattatctttttatttaaatctatttattttgttattaattctactaaaatttatataatatgtatatccttattattaactttttatattctttagcGATTACTGATTACCTATGTAGAGTgcatatgcaaaaaaaaaattgatattattttaacaacatttgCATCTAAAATATCAAGGCGTTAAACGTATacggtaggtacctatacattatgtcggtgtattattttaaagtacaatgaatatatctatatctagAGAGcttagataattaattattaattattatctaggctctctacctatacctatataataactaattttttttttagcaattttaagaaattaaacaatatcactaattcaaattttaaataatttcaaaattgtaactaaaaaactaattgtctgtattttgatttttaaagatttaaatagtACCTACTCAAAATAACACTGTGTTTTGGAATacgacattaaaaatatatgttgtcCGTTGTCaatcaaaaaagaaataagcttgataacaatgaaaaatgtaaaaaaattattttttccaataatgtttttcagtaacaacttaatattttcaaaaatttaaatgtttttactttttagaaaTAACGAATGTTTTAGGCTAagcaataatattctttatatttaacc from Aphis gossypii isolate Hap1 chromosome 1, ASM2018417v2, whole genome shotgun sequence includes these protein-coding regions:
- the LOC114131155 gene encoding putative uncharacterized protein DDB_G0282133 isoform X2; its protein translation is MYPTPWTTSVPPPTSTKPVVNSYEKNMQSYPFFGANTMQNVSMNQPLQPNAIDPAMVQKWQEWKRWEVWQQQFQQWQQQTGQISSATTQPVPPPMPPSQLLQQSQPPPITFQSQQYSYHQPGPPLPVSNQSPQQKTTNNEVGMKRELESEFQSEKKIKIDTANNKKEIELSDETEALFEEQFKSWEEQFLKWKEQNKNHPDKVQYLEYEKKWINWRDHLKQKCEVLKKKRELKLVEKKKEATLVEENKLQPQQRLDYNCMMPSITNLTNEPPPGPPPSLQKSHNNLMTPSKSENQIPGLDLASNNENSSKGFPNVSMILPQNQIRPIQTPDDKPFNFPKSIANPSTLNSHQINIPHNKINQPPISMYQNSSNWSNYTNSVTYQNQLPSDVDKSSISSFAQQTDIDSRPPYDGDKPNSNYNNLQNAAPNNTYRRQLMEGSYNKLSNENNTLYNKLPDDQSYNRNFNTSSSNFHGYNQTKGNVSDFNNFSKLPENSNTPYQQSKLCLNTATSKPPSLLTLNLVKPIALDKPPNYLETKNDSPDRYDRNWNVDEEDDPENEYMEAHKKFSSEPFDDQNDEDEQISNNQHRNMYNENHYSREQLETRHFNDDYLGHLSQSRESQIMRNTENKFGRQNSQFSRNINQIYSQEMSPLKNNEDDYFKSQNNLRNTDQRFSMETPLSNDNVEEYSNELFDKNNFISQKGNYERENYETSKDRPPSVGNYESSRGGLSSRGNYELRGGLSSRSNYESSRCEIFSRGNFDSFRGRPSSRGNYDSFRGGPPSRGISSRGVPFSRGHFNSFRDGPPSRGNFGNNTNKSNIEWDKNYTKSEEPIKDLIVPLTTSKQLYEEAQPIDPVKIFDYRHLPTLKVIPGLSNETVVPIRIYDYKHGGKRILPWQDRGYSRRSSNHSRDLNEEKDSVQDQTGDDLHKNKEKLIMNQTVCSNDKIESNVEDKKSNEIIEETPTTIDTTTILVEERDKKKELQPDIEIIDMCTPSPPKVTKVHEIEKSSNRQLLTIETLLCPPGRLNRPSKIVIILRGLPGSGKSHVAKLIKEKELAMGGQAPRILSLDDYFMTEVTKIEIDPETNKKVERKVMEYEHDSANENLYRTSFIKAFKKKILENYFSFYIIDAINNKVSYYKEIIEISRLNGFSVYIIELESDIDLCIKRNIHNRTAHDINSIMRSWIKTPSDQILLDIRSLLSPLENEMEMEDVSDIEMEVDKGDETVDERSSEDNRNIEFEEEDVMKLLSCKWTDTIPQEEKMKRLDGLCKKKPESSIKEWLQIPEDNYSVSEQVVVNDGKKRVRWADMEERREQEKMRAIGFVVGQTDWNRMLGRDQEKDY
- the LOC114131155 gene encoding putative uncharacterized protein DDB_G0282133 isoform X3, translating into MYPTPWTTSVPPPTSTKPVVNSYEKNMQSYPFFGANTMQNVSMNQPLQPNAIDPAMVQKWQEWKRWEVWQQQFQQWQQQTGQISSATTQPVPPPMPPSQLLQQSQPPPITFQSQQYSYHQPGPPLPVSNQSPQQKTTNNEVGMKRELESEFQSEKKIKIDTANNKKEIELSDETEALFEEQFKSWEEQFLKWKEQNKNHPDKVQYLEYEKKWINWRDHLKQKCEVLKKKRELKLVEKKKEATLVEENKLQPQQRLDYNCMMPSITNLTNEPPPGPPPSLQKSHNNLMTPSKSENQIPGLDLASNNENSSKGFPNVSMILPQNQIRPIQTPDDKPFNFPKSIANPSTLNSHQINIPHNKINQPPISMYQNSSNWSNYTNSVTYQNQLPSDVDKSSISSFAQQTDIDSRPPYDGDKPNSNYNNLQNAAPNNTYRRQLMEGSYNKLSNENNTLYNKLPDDQSYNRNFNTSSSNFHGYNQTKGNVSDFNNFSKLPENSNTPYQQSKLCLNTATSKPPSLLTLNLVKPIALDKPPNYLETKNDSPDRYDRNWNVDEEDDPENEYMEAHKKFSSEPFDDQNDEDEQISNNQHRNMYNENHYSREQLETRHFNDDYLGHLSQSRESQIMRNTENKFGRQNSQFSRNINQIYSQEMSPLKNNEDDYFKSQNNLRNTDQRFSMETPLSNDNVEEYSNELFDKNNFISQKGNYERENYETSKDRPPSVGNYESSRGGLSSRGNYELRGGLSSRSNYESSRCEIFSRGNFDSFRGRPSSRGNYDSFRGGPPSRGISSRGVPFSRGHFNSFRDGPPSRGNFGNNTNKSNIEWDKNYTKSEEPIKDLIVPLTTSKQLYEEAQPIDPVKIFDYRHLPTLKVIPGLSNETVVPIRIYDYKHGGKRILPWQDRGYSRRSSNHSRDLNEEKDSVQDQTGDDLHKNKEKLIMNQTVCSNDKIESNVEDKKSNEIIEETPTTIDTTTILVEERDKKKELQPDIEIIDMCTPSPPKVTKVHEIEKSSNRQLLTIETLLCPPGRLNRPSKIVIILRGLPGSGKSHVAKLIKEKELAMGGQAPRILSLDDYFMTEVTKIEIDPETNKKVERKVMEYEHDSANENLYRTSFIKAFKKKILENYFSFYIIDAINNKVSYYKEIIEISRLNGFSVYIIELESDIDLCIKRNIHNRTAHDINSIMRSWIKTPSDQILLDIRSLLSPLENEMEMEDVSDIEMEVDKGDETVDERSSEDNRNIEFEEEFFVLFQKKIIEKYLGPDKFKACRWVNKIILTDFRTSPAQ